The following coding sequences lie in one Halorussus vallis genomic window:
- a CDS encoding DUF7344 domain-containing protein gives MSTTETPQTPATTELAGQDDDERDAEAEPLEKDDIFHLLQNQRRRDSLRYLKTADDPVRMRDLAEQVAAWEHDTTLQALTSDQRQRVYIALYQSHLPKLDEEGIIEYNQSRGIVERTARASQLDPYLETDDGDEDDRTESRDVFDKRGGYYGGVLGLTTLLLGGTALNLSLASLLTVVAVGVVALTAFTLLAMDLGSDE, from the coding sequence ATGAGCACGACTGAAACTCCCCAGACCCCGGCGACGACCGAACTCGCCGGACAGGACGACGACGAACGCGACGCGGAAGCCGAACCGCTGGAGAAGGACGACATCTTCCACCTCCTCCAGAACCAGCGCCGGCGCGACTCGCTGCGCTACCTCAAGACCGCGGACGACCCCGTACGCATGCGCGACCTGGCCGAGCAGGTCGCGGCGTGGGAACACGACACCACCCTCCAGGCGCTCACCTCCGACCAGCGCCAGCGCGTCTACATCGCCCTTTACCAGTCTCACCTCCCCAAACTGGACGAGGAGGGCATCATCGAGTACAACCAGAGTCGCGGCATCGTCGAGCGCACCGCGCGCGCGAGTCAACTCGACCCGTACCTCGAAACCGACGACGGCGACGAGGACGACCGGACCGAGTCCCGCGACGTCTTCGACAAGCGCGGGGGTTACTACGGCGGCGTCCTCGGACTCACCACGCTGCTGCTGGGCGGCACCGCGCTCAACCTCTCGCTCGCGTCGCTGCTGACCGTCGTCGCGGTCGGCGTCGTCGCCCTGACCGCGTTCACCCTGCTGGCGATGGACCTCGGCTCCGACGAGTAA
- a CDS encoding transposase yields MPSKPPTDADSLASIASDGTNSVSLLPELYRASARTTLDTEGDVGVGEVVAALPVPTGLEDRYPQWHSSYDFESILRAVMLKHVLGLDSVSTLRRRLRSDPYLLGRLGFNSVPNQSTLWRAQNRRFSSELRESLRDASREISDVARTHGLDAPGPVGHDDRDDGDCRDGRLAEQSPVTGEAEKVATEAKRLVYPNLSLDRAPNHCIPESAFWSLQTFCGLRENLHVNEGARAFAVETTRDVTPGGHNHREQLRSFDTERVREMFQSAVAELVAEAKTSRELDRKVSVGIDLTTKAFLGQTDDLEADVFGAKDAEAAYHYATVQVIDGGPPLVLDARPVRKGESRAEIVADLLDNALRHVGIEMVQMDREFDSGGVKTACETRGLTYLNPKRKFASEKATCRRLSRSGKTVHVEEQQTVTGGPSRKKLYVPSRRGGRRDDHDGDVDDDRREYRQQLWDDLADELGLELAEDSEDRMFSGVGSWFSSSPILTSRRSTSSSRRTRVSTARRVEANCSTKSRPSSDSIVTAGRWRTRSNPSSSSRFPRRVGRQRSGSSTSHSPAYSSTCGESWTCSFGRFLASRTGRSCRSLAFSSSCAARAASDSLSFRADRDSRSVAASLFRPRTSNVLAHFWWLFHVRSEI; encoded by the coding sequence GTGCCGTCGAAACCTCCCACCGACGCGGATTCGCTCGCATCAATAGCGAGCGACGGCACTAACTCGGTATCTCTCCTCCCCGAACTCTACCGCGCGTCAGCTCGCACGACTCTCGATACTGAAGGCGACGTGGGTGTCGGCGAGGTCGTCGCGGCTCTTCCAGTTCCTACTGGTCTCGAAGACCGCTATCCGCAGTGGCATTCGTCCTACGATTTCGAGTCCATCCTTCGAGCGGTCATGCTGAAGCACGTCCTCGGACTCGACTCGGTTTCGACGCTCCGCCGACGGCTACGCTCCGACCCCTATCTACTGGGTCGGCTTGGATTCAATAGCGTCCCCAACCAGTCTACTCTGTGGCGCGCTCAGAATCGTCGATTCTCCAGCGAGCTACGAGAGTCGCTTCGGGACGCGTCCCGCGAAATTTCTGACGTTGCTCGAACGCACGGCCTCGATGCGCCCGGTCCGGTCGGACACGACGACCGCGACGACGGCGACTGCCGCGACGGGCGGCTCGCAGAACAGTCTCCCGTCACGGGAGAGGCCGAGAAGGTTGCTACTGAAGCGAAGCGTCTTGTGTATCCGAACCTCTCGCTGGACCGCGCGCCGAACCACTGCATCCCCGAATCTGCGTTCTGGAGCCTGCAAACCTTCTGCGGGCTTCGAGAGAACTTGCACGTCAACGAGGGCGCACGCGCGTTCGCAGTAGAGACGACGAGAGACGTGACGCCGGGCGGCCACAACCACCGCGAACAGCTACGCTCGTTCGATACCGAGCGAGTTCGTGAGATGTTCCAGTCGGCAGTGGCGGAGTTGGTCGCAGAAGCGAAGACCAGCAGGGAACTCGACAGAAAGGTTTCTGTGGGCATAGACCTGACGACTAAAGCTTTCCTCGGTCAGACGGACGACCTCGAAGCCGACGTGTTCGGCGCGAAGGACGCTGAAGCCGCCTACCATTACGCAACTGTGCAGGTCATCGACGGCGGGCCGCCGCTCGTCCTCGATGCTCGTCCAGTGAGGAAAGGGGAGTCGCGGGCCGAAATCGTCGCCGACTTGCTCGATAACGCACTCCGACACGTCGGTATCGAGATGGTGCAGATGGACCGCGAGTTCGATTCTGGCGGCGTCAAGACCGCCTGCGAGACGCGCGGCTTGACGTACCTAAATCCGAAACGAAAGTTCGCGTCGGAGAAGGCGACGTGTCGGCGGCTCTCGCGGAGCGGCAAGACCGTCCACGTCGAAGAGCAACAGACCGTGACCGGAGGACCATCGCGCAAGAAACTCTACGTCCCAAGTCGTCGCGGTGGCCGCCGCGACGACCACGACGGGGACGTGGACGACGACCGCCGCGAGTACCGACAACAGCTCTGGGACGACCTCGCTGACGAACTGGGCCTCGAACTCGCGGAAGATAGCGAGGACCGAATGTTCTCCGGTGTCGGTAGCTGGTTCTCGTCTTCCCCGATTCTGACGAGTCGCCGCAGTACGTCGTCTTCGAGACGAACGCGAGTATCGACTGCTCGGAGAGTGGAAGCGAACTGCTCCACGAAGTCGCGTCCGTCGTCAGACAGTATCGTGACCGCTGGACGGTGGAGAACTCGTTCAAATCCATCAAGCAGTTCACGGTTCCCACGACGAGTCGGTCGCCAACGCTCCGGTTCTTCAACTTCGCATTCGCCTGCTTACTCTTCGACGTGTGGCGAATCGTGGACTTGCTCGTTCGGCAGGTTCTTGGCGTCAAGGACGGGCCGGTCGTGCCGTTCTCTCGCGTTCTCCAGTTCGTGCGCCGCGAGAGCGGCATCGGATAGTCTCTCCTTCAGAGCCGACCGAGACAGCCGTTCGGTAGCCGCATCTCTTTTTCGACCCCGGACTTCCAACGTTCTCGCTCACTTCTGGTGGCTATTCCACGTCCGAAGTGAAATCTAA
- a CDS encoding tyrosine-type recombinase/integrase, which translates to MPNYARFDGLDDFETFYREEIAPALRADPDVDVDPDHKTPSYAWLKRNYSGFVERLRRDHDRSPGEFYETVGLPPRPDDGEDPWGIDHEPTARGLEDYLEELERDRGRAETTVGPRRSRLKTYVTTYRDVNGTGDLLTPLLDETAKPDEIARVRDAFRVLDDELGTLASKKKYVSAVKNWYTFLEEMGRGLYNPAENLLNRFGWDEEPLYDHPALGRDDLAALLAAGDDDERFLLLALAGWGLRPVEACELHVDQLVLDPDDGDVPYVEFEAGQRKNARRTRNTVEILVGVDAVRDRLDALAAADDWAGYLLPGRSAGAPMSTETARRWFRRLGARADVEIAGGHPLPKMGRRTWYRLYRRQRPNIRAGTAAVAASQGSRDASVSERNYLDERTRRRARADAMRDLVRDELAEIFDEYL; encoded by the coding sequence ATGCCGAACTACGCACGCTTCGACGGCCTCGACGACTTCGAGACGTTCTACCGCGAGGAGATCGCGCCCGCGCTTCGGGCCGACCCGGATGTCGACGTCGACCCCGACCACAAAACCCCCAGTTACGCCTGGCTCAAGCGCAATTATTCGGGATTCGTCGAGCGCCTGCGGCGCGACCACGACCGCTCGCCCGGCGAGTTCTACGAGACGGTGGGGCTCCCGCCGAGGCCCGACGACGGCGAAGACCCCTGGGGAATCGACCACGAACCGACCGCCCGCGGACTCGAGGATTACCTCGAAGAACTCGAACGCGACCGGGGGCGCGCCGAAACCACGGTCGGTCCCCGCCGGTCCAGACTGAAGACCTACGTCACGACCTACCGGGACGTCAACGGGACGGGCGACCTCCTCACGCCGTTACTCGACGAAACCGCCAAGCCCGACGAGATCGCGCGCGTTCGGGACGCGTTCCGCGTCCTCGACGACGAACTCGGCACGCTCGCCTCGAAGAAGAAGTACGTCTCGGCGGTCAAGAACTGGTACACGTTCCTCGAAGAGATGGGTCGGGGCCTCTACAATCCGGCCGAGAACCTGCTGAACCGGTTCGGGTGGGACGAAGAACCCCTATACGACCATCCCGCCCTCGGCCGCGACGACCTCGCGGCCCTGCTCGCCGCCGGCGACGACGACGAGCGCTTCCTCCTGCTGGCGCTCGCGGGGTGGGGACTTCGCCCCGTGGAAGCGTGCGAACTCCACGTCGACCAACTCGTCCTCGACCCCGACGACGGCGACGTTCCGTACGTCGAGTTCGAAGCGGGTCAGCGCAAGAACGCCCGCCGGACCCGCAACACCGTGGAGATTCTCGTCGGCGTCGACGCGGTCCGCGACCGCCTCGACGCGCTCGCCGCGGCCGATGACTGGGCGGGCTACCTCCTGCCCGGCCGGTCGGCCGGAGCGCCGATGTCGACGGAGACGGCCAGACGGTGGTTCCGCCGACTCGGAGCGCGGGCCGACGTCGAAATCGCGGGCGGCCACCCGCTCCCGAAGATGGGGCGACGCACCTGGTATCGGCTCTACCGGCGCCAGCGCCCGAACATCCGGGCGGGGACGGCCGCCGTCGCCGCTTCGCAGGGGAGCCGGGACGCCTCGGTTTCCGAACGGAACTACCTCGACGAGCGCACCCGCCGGCGGGCCCGCGCCGACGCGATGCGGGACTTGGTGCGGGACGAACTCGCGGAGATTTTCGACGAGTACCTCTGA
- a CDS encoding HEPN domain-containing protein, whose translation MPENDDTAPSVERELQKARQALDDAKKAREANISDAAVINRLYYAAFHAVQAALYDRGFDPTSHGGVLSLFGSEIIAAGDAPRRDGRFFSQLSELRQQADYGYDELDENVDALHSRTRELVTDMEALCNSAD comes from the coding sequence ATGCCTGAAAACGACGACACGGCCCCTTCGGTCGAGCGGGAACTCCAGAAAGCGCGGCAGGCGCTCGACGACGCGAAGAAAGCGCGAGAGGCCAATATTTCCGACGCCGCGGTGATAAATCGCCTCTACTACGCCGCGTTCCACGCCGTCCAGGCGGCCCTCTACGACCGCGGGTTCGATCCCACCTCCCACGGCGGCGTGCTGTCCCTGTTCGGCTCCGAGATCATCGCTGCCGGAGACGCCCCCCGACGGGACGGGCGCTTCTTCAGCCAGCTCTCCGAGCTTCGGCAGCAAGCCGACTACGGCTACGACGAACTCGATGAGAACGTCGACGCGCTCCACTCCCGAACCCGCGAACTCGTCACCGACATGGAAGCCCTCTGCAACTCCGCCGACTGA
- a CDS encoding nucleotidyltransferase domain-containing protein — translation MSDETAHESLPEDAHADAAAAFVERARSRHGDELAELYVFGSTVRGEARGRASDVDVLVVLDDDADRDATADSLRDIALDAMIEYGPVVELHILSESTFERHRREGNPFIRNVVTEGRSYA, via the coding sequence ATGAGCGACGAAACCGCGCACGAGTCCCTCCCGGAGGACGCCCACGCCGATGCAGCGGCGGCGTTCGTCGAGCGCGCGCGGTCCCGACACGGCGACGAACTTGCGGAGCTGTACGTCTTCGGCTCCACCGTCCGGGGAGAGGCCCGCGGACGCGCGAGCGACGTCGACGTTCTCGTCGTCCTCGACGACGACGCCGACCGCGACGCCACCGCCGACTCCCTCCGCGACATCGCCCTCGACGCGATGATCGAGTACGGCCCCGTCGTCGAACTCCACATCCTCTCCGAATCCACGTTCGAGCGCCACCGGCGAGAAGGGAACCCGTTCATCCGCAACGTCGTCACCGAGGGACGGTCGTATGCCTGA
- a CDS encoding ParA family protein produces the protein MLTYTTYSEAGGVGKTTLSANLARAHADHGHRVLVVDLDPQDGCLSYLLGVDGDRSDGDADTIVHHMIDRGDDFDGLVRTTEGIDVVPSHNMLERLGDLLEKAASIAEQTGESFSKYGRLRHVLAANDVPENYDVLIVDPPATSGPHLYNAIHATRSLVIPVEPSGKGGESITGLESVVAGIESNLDIDVGVLATVVNRFEGTNDQRAVLDEVTDMPYSNPITLRKRSSLFEGCWAKQCSAFRYVDEYRDRERDHERQTLDKLDELAAHLEERGGL, from the coding sequence ATGCTAACGTACACGACGTACAGCGAGGCGGGCGGGGTCGGCAAGACTACGCTCTCGGCGAACCTCGCGCGCGCCCACGCCGACCACGGCCACCGGGTCCTCGTCGTCGACCTCGACCCCCAAGACGGTTGTCTCTCCTACCTCCTCGGCGTCGACGGTGACCGGAGCGACGGCGACGCCGACACCATCGTCCACCACATGATCGACCGCGGGGACGACTTCGACGGTCTCGTCCGGACGACCGAGGGCATCGACGTCGTCCCGAGCCACAACATGCTCGAACGACTCGGCGACCTCCTGGAGAAGGCCGCGTCCATCGCCGAACAGACCGGCGAGTCGTTCTCGAAGTACGGCCGCCTCCGACACGTCCTCGCCGCCAACGACGTTCCCGAGAACTACGACGTGCTCATCGTCGACCCACCGGCGACGAGCGGTCCCCACCTCTACAACGCCATCCACGCGACCCGGAGTCTGGTCATCCCCGTCGAGCCCAGCGGCAAGGGCGGCGAGTCCATCACCGGACTGGAGTCGGTCGTCGCCGGCATCGAATCGAACCTCGACATCGACGTCGGCGTGCTGGCGACCGTGGTGAACCGGTTCGAGGGGACGAACGACCAGCGGGCGGTCCTCGACGAGGTCACCGACATGCCGTACTCGAATCCCATCACGCTCCGGAAGCGCTCGAGCCTCTTCGAGGGGTGCTGGGCCAAGCAATGCAGCGCGTTCCGGTACGTCGACGAATACCGCGACCGCGAGCGGGACCACGAGCGACAGACGCTCGACAAACTCGACGAACTCGCGGCCCACCTCGAGGAGCGTGGTGGCCTATGA
- a CDS encoding halocyanin domain-containing protein, with translation MVDRTGKSTVRIQVGSQGNGGAFGFSPAAVKVSPGTEVVWEWVDGMHNDEAEDGSFKSELVGETGHTFAHTFAMTGTTKYFCLLHKAMGMKGVIVVE, from the coding sequence GTGGTCGACCGGACGGGCAAATCGACGGTCCGCATTCAGGTTGGTTCGCAGGGCAACGGCGGTGCGTTCGGCTTCAGCCCCGCGGCCGTCAAGGTATCGCCTGGAACCGAGGTCGTCTGGGAGTGGGTCGACGGGATGCACAACGACGAAGCCGAGGACGGTTCGTTCAAGAGCGAATTGGTCGGCGAGACGGGACACACCTTTGCCCACACGTTCGCCATGACGGGGACGACCAAGTACTTCTGTCTGCTCCACAAGGCGATGGGGATGAAGGGGGTCATCGTCGTCGAGTGA
- a CDS encoding group I truncated hemoglobin: MSDDETVFDRLGGQDAVKNVVNDFYDRVLTDERVVHHFEDSDTTELRAHQVQFISAVTGGPVQYTGDDMEEAHEGMGITDGEFDVIAKHLDTALDENEIADEDREQVLNEVKALQPEIVEA, translated from the coding sequence ATGAGTGACGACGAAACCGTGTTCGATCGGCTCGGCGGCCAGGATGCGGTCAAAAATGTCGTCAACGATTTCTACGACCGCGTACTGACCGACGAACGGGTCGTCCACCACTTCGAGGACAGCGATACGACCGAACTACGCGCCCATCAGGTACAGTTCATCTCGGCGGTGACCGGCGGCCCGGTCCAGTACACCGGTGACGACATGGAGGAGGCCCACGAAGGGATGGGTATTACGGACGGAGAGTTTGATGTAATCGCAAAGCATCTGGATACCGCCCTCGACGAGAACGAGATCGCTGACGAGGACCGCGAGCAGGTACTCAACGAGGTCAAGGCACTACAACCCGAGATCGTCGAAGCGTAG
- a CDS encoding DoxX family protein produces MSNTRTHENEFRSTIAGVTVEGRAHSLSAWFVLALRLVIGFAFLYSGVEKILAGFDAGGYLRNVAATNGNPFEGLFLWMGQTSWFVDFVNIAVPWGEAAIGLSLMVGLLTRLAAFFGALMMLLFYFGNWDITHGFINADFMYMLVFLSVAAFGAGRILGFDAIVEQYEIDGQPLIERYPVLEYVLG; encoded by the coding sequence ATGAGTAACACACGTACTCACGAGAACGAGTTTCGTTCGACAATCGCCGGTGTCACCGTCGAGGGACGCGCTCACTCGCTGAGCGCGTGGTTCGTCCTCGCGTTGCGCCTCGTCATTGGCTTCGCGTTCCTGTATTCGGGGGTCGAAAAAATCCTGGCCGGCTTTGATGCGGGGGGCTATCTCAGGAACGTCGCCGCGACCAATGGGAATCCATTTGAAGGACTGTTCCTCTGGATGGGTCAGACGTCGTGGTTCGTCGACTTCGTGAATATTGCCGTTCCGTGGGGCGAGGCAGCGATCGGCCTCAGTCTCATGGTCGGCCTGCTCACTCGCCTGGCGGCGTTCTTCGGCGCACTCATGATGTTGCTGTTCTACTTCGGCAATTGGGATATCACCCATGGCTTCATCAATGCGGACTTCATGTACATGCTGGTGTTCCTCTCTGTCGCTGCCTTCGGCGCAGGTCGGATTCTCGGTTTCGACGCGATCGTTGAACAGTACGAGATTGATGGACAGCCTCTTATCGAGAGGTATCCCGTACTCGAATACGTCTTGGGGTGA
- a CDS encoding DoxX family protein: protein MATDIQTSVNEFESKIGGVTVHGRAHSLSAWFVLALRLMMGYAFAYSGWAKLTEGGFSAQGYLVGAAATNGNPLAGMFLWMGQTPWFAEFVNVAVPVGELAIGLGLLVGLMTRLAAFFGALMMLLFYFGNWSVEHGLINGDFAYMLVFLAVAAFGAGRILGLDALVERYEVGGQTLIEKYPALEYILG, encoded by the coding sequence ATGGCAACCGACATCCAAACTAGCGTGAACGAGTTCGAGAGCAAGATTGGCGGCGTGACCGTCCACGGGCGGGCCCACAGCCTGAGCGCGTGGTTCGTGCTTGCACTCCGACTCATGATGGGCTACGCATTCGCCTACTCGGGCTGGGCCAAGCTCACTGAGGGTGGCTTCAGCGCACAGGGCTATCTGGTGGGTGCCGCCGCGACCAACGGCAACCCCTTGGCGGGTATGTTCCTCTGGATGGGCCAGACGCCCTGGTTCGCCGAGTTCGTGAACGTCGCGGTGCCGGTCGGCGAACTCGCGATCGGGCTTGGGCTACTCGTCGGCCTCATGACTCGCCTCGCAGCGTTCTTCGGCGCACTCATGATGCTCCTGTTCTACTTCGGGAACTGGAGCGTCGAACACGGCCTGATCAACGGCGACTTCGCGTACATGCTCGTGTTCCTGGCCGTCGCGGCGTTCGGTGCAGGCCGGATCCTCGGCCTCGACGCGCTCGTCGAGCGCTACGAAGTCGGTGGCCAGACGCTCATCGAGAAGTATCCCGCTCTCGAGTACATCCTCGGCTGA
- a CDS encoding MFS transporter — protein MRESPTLEQGIREHLGQFSLHILLVFATGLTIGSERAVVPVLGRDVFGVESLLVVGSFVVSFGFVKALLNLYAGKWGGEYGRKPVLILGWATALPLPIVLIFAPSWGWITVGNILLGINQALTWSMAINAKIDLAGPEQRGVAVGIDEAFGYTGVAVGAWITGVVATRTSLRPEPFYFLAAVVVLAFLVSIFLIEETVQYAAVEADDDHHDANLPFSEVLKRATYGDKTLFAAAQAGHVEKFVDTLYWLAVPLYLTSQGLGIAAVGVVVGVHSAMYFLQIATGGLADRIGRRPPIVTGMFVAGGGVLGMVLVDSYLLWTLLAAISGLGMALLYPNLMTVPSDAAHPTWRSAGMGVYRMWRDAGYGVGAILIGSSMEFVNAVAAFYMIAILMFLSGTVVYLWMEETHPDFGTHEPPAPTTEIPTQPMTDELR, from the coding sequence ATGCGTGAGTCACCCACACTCGAGCAAGGGATTCGCGAACACCTCGGGCAGTTCTCGCTACACATCCTGCTTGTGTTCGCTACAGGCCTGACCATCGGGTCCGAGCGGGCCGTCGTCCCCGTCCTGGGTCGTGACGTATTCGGCGTCGAATCGCTACTCGTCGTCGGTTCGTTCGTCGTCTCGTTCGGCTTCGTCAAGGCGCTTCTCAACCTCTACGCCGGCAAGTGGGGCGGCGAATACGGTCGCAAGCCGGTGCTTATCCTCGGATGGGCGACCGCCCTCCCACTCCCAATCGTCCTCATCTTTGCGCCGAGTTGGGGCTGGATCACGGTCGGAAATATCCTGCTGGGTATCAACCAGGCGCTGACCTGGAGTATGGCGATCAACGCCAAGATCGATCTCGCAGGCCCCGAACAGCGAGGGGTCGCCGTCGGTATCGACGAGGCGTTCGGCTACACTGGCGTCGCCGTCGGTGCCTGGATCACGGGCGTCGTCGCCACCCGGACGAGTCTCCGACCCGAGCCGTTCTACTTCCTCGCCGCCGTCGTCGTCTTGGCGTTCCTCGTCTCGATCTTCCTGATCGAGGAGACGGTCCAGTACGCAGCGGTGGAGGCCGACGATGACCACCACGATGCGAACCTCCCGTTCAGCGAGGTGCTGAAGCGGGCGACCTACGGCGATAAGACGCTGTTCGCCGCGGCACAAGCGGGCCACGTCGAGAAGTTCGTCGATACGCTATACTGGCTCGCAGTCCCGTTGTATCTCACGAGTCAGGGACTCGGGATTGCAGCAGTCGGGGTCGTCGTCGGTGTCCACAGCGCGATGTACTTCCTCCAGATTGCCACTGGTGGACTCGCGGACCGAATCGGTCGTCGTCCACCCATCGTCACAGGAATGTTCGTAGCCGGGGGTGGTGTTCTCGGGATGGTACTCGTCGATAGTTACCTCCTCTGGACACTCCTCGCGGCAATCTCTGGACTGGGAATGGCGTTGCTCTATCCGAACTTGATGACGGTTCCCAGTGACGCGGCCCATCCGACGTGGCGGTCGGCAGGAATGGGCGTGTATCGGATGTGGCGCGACGCAGGCTATGGTGTTGGCGCAATTCTAATTGGGTCCTCAATGGAGTTCGTGAACGCAGTGGCCGCCTTCTACATGATTGCGATTTTGATGTTTCTCTCCGGTACAGTCGTGTATCTGTGGATGGAAGAGACGCATCCCGACTTTGGCACTCATGAACCTCCAGCCCCAACTACAGAAATACCAACCCAACCGATGACTGATGAATTGCGCTAA
- a CDS encoding MBL fold metallo-hydrolase, which produces MSNTMIDATDVARRVRDDDAEDLFVLDVRNEDDYEEWQIDGSTNVPVYDELLEYDYSELEQHLDALPENEEIAVVCVGGVTSARAAEFLRDHGFDAKSIDGGMNGWGRVHRQYDIEDADGVVQIVRPGTGCISYLIHDGDEALVVDPSQYIDQYLGAADERDLEIVGVADTHAHADHVSGARRLAGELDVPYFLHEEDTGELDEVTEIEEGETLTVGNRDLDVLYTPGHTPGSVSFRFGDALLSGDTLFLRSVGRPDLEDSSEDAVREAAGQLFDSLDRVNELSDNTVVLPGHFSDEEVRPLATELGALQEETDNELVGYVEDGDQKAFTETIVESLSDEPANYNEIKQINWGKEQPGGDAEALELGPNNCAAN; this is translated from the coding sequence ATGAGCAATACTATGATCGACGCAACTGACGTCGCCCGACGTGTGCGAGACGACGACGCTGAAGACTTGTTCGTCCTCGACGTCAGAAACGAAGACGACTACGAGGAGTGGCAGATCGACGGAAGTACGAACGTTCCCGTCTACGACGAACTCCTCGAGTACGACTACTCCGAATTAGAGCAGCACCTCGATGCGCTCCCGGAGAACGAGGAAATCGCGGTCGTCTGCGTTGGCGGCGTCACGTCGGCCCGCGCCGCGGAGTTCCTCCGCGATCACGGTTTCGACGCGAAGTCCATCGATGGCGGCATGAACGGCTGGGGCCGCGTTCACCGTCAGTACGACATCGAAGACGCGGACGGCGTCGTCCAGATCGTTCGGCCGGGGACGGGGTGTATCTCGTATCTCATCCACGACGGCGACGAGGCCCTAGTCGTCGACCCGAGCCAGTACATCGACCAGTATCTGGGTGCGGCTGACGAGCGCGACCTGGAAATCGTCGGGGTCGCGGACACCCACGCCCATGCCGACCACGTCTCGGGAGCGCGGCGCCTCGCCGGTGAACTCGATGTGCCGTACTTCCTCCACGAGGAAGACACTGGCGAACTCGACGAGGTCACCGAGATCGAAGAAGGTGAGACACTGACCGTCGGCAACCGAGACCTCGACGTGCTCTACACCCCCGGCCACACGCCCGGCAGCGTTTCGTTCCGATTCGGCGATGCACTCCTCTCGGGGGACACGCTGTTCCTCCGCAGCGTCGGTCGGCCCGACCTCGAAGATAGTTCCGAAGACGCTGTCCGAGAGGCCGCGGGTCAGCTGTTCGATAGCCTCGACCGCGTGAATGAACTGAGCGACAACACGGTCGTCCTCCCAGGGCACTTCAGCGACGAGGAGGTTCGGCCACTCGCGACCGAACTCGGCGCGCTTCAGGAAGAAACCGACAACGAACTCGTCGGCTACGTCGAAGACGGCGACCAAAAGGCGTTCACCGAGACCATCGTCGAGAGCCTCTCGGACGAACCTGCCAACTACAACGAGATCAAGCAAATCAACTGGGGGAAAGAACAGCCCGGCGGTGACGCCGAAGCGCTCGAACTCGGCCCCAACAACTGCGCCGCTAACTAA
- a CDS encoding sulfite exporter TauE/SafE family protein — protein sequence MAILGLSAVTVALFVGFGLLIGILFGFFGMGGSFLVTPALLVMGYEPKVAVGSGLAFVFGTSVIGALRHRDHGQVDYTLALIMTVAMTLGIEGGKHVVFFLEEAGISDLVISVAYVGLLATVGLMTLRDARSEVDESASFDLSGTIQSIEIWPMVEFTGGVRVAAVIVFAVGLAIGVLSGFLGVGGGFLLMPAMMYGFGVPATVAVGTDVLQITISGAFGAFTYARAGSIALPVVISLLAGSALGARIGASATKLVDEDDIKGYFAAMLLAGSGAVAAKKLSTGYGIEMLQTVSIALIFGAAIVVSGAVVYSALRELREQSRTDIGR from the coding sequence ATGGCGATACTCGGATTGAGTGCGGTGACGGTCGCGCTGTTCGTCGGATTCGGACTCCTCATCGGAATCCTCTTCGGATTCTTCGGGATGGGTGGTTCGTTTCTCGTCACGCCGGCCCTCCTCGTAATGGGCTACGAACCGAAAGTCGCTGTGGGCAGTGGGCTTGCGTTCGTCTTCGGGACGAGCGTTATCGGCGCACTGCGCCACCGCGACCACGGACAGGTCGACTACACGCTCGCCCTCATCATGACGGTCGCGATGACGCTCGGCATCGAGGGCGGGAAGCACGTCGTGTTCTTCCTCGAAGAAGCGGGAATCTCAGATCTGGTCATCAGCGTAGCTTACGTGGGACTACTCGCTACCGTCGGTCTGATGACCCTGCGGGACGCTCGCTCCGAAGTTGACGAGTCCGCTAGCTTCGACCTGTCTGGGACGATACAGTCTATCGAGATTTGGCCGATGGTCGAATTCACGGGCGGTGTCCGCGTCGCTGCTGTCATCGTCTTCGCCGTCGGGCTAGCTATCGGCGTCCTTTCGGGGTTCCTCGGCGTCGGCGGAGGGTTCCTCTTGATGCCTGCAATGATGTACGGGTTCGGCGTGCCCGCGACAGTCGCTGTCGGGACCGACGTTCTCCAGATCACTATCTCCGGAGCGTTCGGTGCCTTCACGTATGCGCGAGCAGGCTCGATTGCATTACCAGTCGTCATTTCGCTACTCGCTGGGAGTGCTCTCGGAGCCCGTATCGGTGCGAGCGCGACGAAACTCGTCGACGAGGACGATATAAAGGGCTACTTCGCCGCGATGTTGCTAGCCGGGAGTGGCGCAGTCGCAGCGAAGAAGCTCAGTACGGGGTACGGTATCGAGATGTTGCAGACAGTGAGCATAGCGCTCATCTTCGGCGCGGCCATCGTGGTATCTGGCGCAGTCGTCTACAGTGCCCTGAGGGAACTACGCGAGCAATCGCGGACCGACATCGGTCGATGA